Proteins encoded in a region of the Scomber scombrus chromosome 16, fScoSco1.1, whole genome shotgun sequence genome:
- the abrab gene encoding actin binding Rho activating protein b: MSDKQTGQASQRKPSTNKNIKKLRAISAVCSLTSSWQQWVTENESKQATEPSGWCPSWLNEPKEAPKTTWVPKEPLPAQNPPTEAPQHHAADEAPKTSTPHEETQDVAKTEVVKASAETPVLSPIKTKQVVKTVTSGAQEKSAGIELLTERIKKEAVPSGEEIDRLLKKKSSPTRLRKCSNMVSSLTKSWKQVENERKLEKEGGRPEEPACSVDGEDSQQPVVMERLNVEDAEVSRTVSMKEAEEKDSEEDSGLEVKIKKSSVPMFKKEAEDANKINALSNKYSAVGNLKSRWQNWASEHTVNQKLNPFSEYFDYDYSMSLRLQKGQDGYGRPKDGTKTAERAIRAEQHIHREIDDMCYVLRTMADPDPDGKTRVTFGELFDRYVRISDKVVGILLRARKHEKVAFEGEMLWQGQDDGVIITLLV, translated from the exons ATGTCAGACAAACAGACTGGCCAAGCCTCCCAAAGGAAACCATCCACTAACAAGAACATCAAGAAGCTGCGCGCCATTAGCGCGGTATGCAGCCTGACGAGCAGCTGGCAGCAATGGGTGACAGAGAACGAGAGCAAGCAGGCCACCGAACCCAGTGGCTGGTGTCCCTCTTGGCTGAACGAACCAAAAGAAGCACCTAAAACGACATGGGTCCCCAAGGAGCCTCTACCTGCTCAAAACCCGCCAACAGAAGCCCCTCAGCATCATGCAGCCGACGAGGCTCCAAAGACATCAACTCCTCATGAGGAGACCCAAGATGTAGCCAAGACTGAGGTGGTCAAGGCCTCAGCTGAGACACCAGTTTTGTCTCCTATCAAAACAAAGCAGGTGGTGAAGACTGTGACCAGCGGGGCTCAGGAAAAAAGTGCTGGCATCGAGCTACTCACTGAGAGGATCAAGAAAGAGGCTGTGCCTTCAGGTGAAGAGATTGACAGACTGCTGAAGAAGAAAAGCTCACCAACACGGCTCAGAAAGTGCTCCAACATGGTGTCATCACTGACCAAAAGCTGGAAGCAGGTGGAGAATGAACGGAAGCTTGAAAAAGAGGGGGGAAGACCAGAGGAACCTGCATGCAGTGTTGATGGAGAGGACAGTCAACAACCTGTAGTAATGGAGAGACTAAACGTGGAGGATGCTGAAGTATCCAGGACAGTGTCTATGAAAGAGGCAGAAGAAAAAGACTCTGAAGAAGATTCTGGGTTGGAAGTGAAGATCAAAAAATCCTCAGTGCCTAT GTTCAAAAAGGAAGCTGAGGATGCCAATAAGATCAACGCCCTCTCCAATAAATACAGCGCTGTGGGAAATCTCAAGAGCCGCTGGCAGAACTGGGCCTCAGAGCACACCGTCAACCAGAAACTAAACCCCTTCAGTGAATACTTTGACTACGATTACTCCATGTCCCTCCGCCTCCAAAAAGGCCAAGATGGTTATGGACGCCCCAAGGACGGCACtaaaacagcagagagagcCATACGTGCCGAGCAACACATCCACCGTGAGATAGATGACATGTGTTACGTTTTACGGACTATGGCTGATCCGGATCCGGACGGGAAGACCAGAGTTACGTTTGGAGAGCTGTTTGACAGATATGTCCGGATCTCTGATAAGGTGGTGGGGATTCTGCTGAGAGCCAGGAAACATGAGAAAGTGGCATTTGAGGGAGAGATGCTGTGGCAAGGCCAGGACGATGGGGTGATCATCACTCTGCTGGTGTGA
- the LOC133995881 gene encoding zymogen granule membrane protein 16-like, with the protein MQYIALFVLLTTAVLADDRLQHFSFSPPVGSGSGTQYSLTGEGRITAVRVWENFNGYIFGFQFRYGFVWSPIAGHKRGQVLEMELFEGENIVQISGKHNHYLYSVVFTTNRGRTLFAGQPVGHSFNMYPEHDGAELRFISGRVHGAITSIGAHWADVNPAANRTGH; encoded by the exons ATGCAGTACATTGCCTTATTCGTTCTGCTCACAACCGCTGTCTTGGCTGATG ACCGGCTTCAGCACTTCTCCTTCTCCCCACCCGTGGGGTCAGGAAGTGGCACCCAGTACAGTCTAACTGGAGAGGGACGGATCACAGCTGTCCGAGTTTGGGAGAACTTCAACGGCTACATCTTTGG CTTCCAGTTCCGCTATGGCTTCGTCTGGTCTCCTATTGCTGGTCACAAAAGAGGTCAGGTCCTAGAGATGGAGTTGTTTGAGGGTGAAAACATCGTCCAGATTTCTGGAAAACACAATCACTACTTGTATTCAGTAGTTTTCACCACTAACAGAGGCCGCACGCTGTTCGCAGGCCAACCCGTTGGCCATTCATTCAACATGTATCCTGAACACGACGGGGCAGAGCTGCGCTTCATCAGCGGCAGAGTTCACGGAGCCATCACCTCCATTGGAGCCCACTGGGCGGATGTCAATCCAGCTGCAAACAGAACCGGGCActga